AGCACGGTGCGGCCTTCGCTCATGAGCTGGGCCACAGTCTTGCCGTCGCGCGCGCCTTCCATCACGGCGGCGCTGATCAGGGCCACCGCCTCGGGGTAGTTGAGCTTCAGCCCCCGGGCCTTGCGGCGCTCGGCCAGCAGGGCGGCGGTGAAGATCAGTAGCTTGTCTTTCTCACGAGGGGTCAGTTCCATGTCGTTCTGCTCAATGTAAGGAGAGGTGGGCTCGTGTAGCGGGTTGTTCAGGCCGGACACACGGGGCAATCGTCAACGATGGCAATGCGGTCCGAAGGGCAGTGGATTCATCATAGGCAGCAAGCCCCGTGCCCGCCATACGCCAGAGGGCGAAGGTGCACCGCATACAAAGGCAACCCGTGGCATGGAAACTGCACTTGCAGGGGCTGTCGCCGCCCTTTGCCCATGCCTCCCTCCAACACCCCCTTTGCCCCGCCCGACGCCAGTTTGGCCCCTGTGCCAGGGCCAGACGCCGACGCGCAGGCGCCGCAGCAGGTGGTCAAGGTCCGCCGCGACTACAACAGCTGGGTGGCCACCGAGACCATGGAGGACTACGCGCTGCGCTACACGCCCCAGCGATTTCGCAAGTGGTCCGAATGGCGGGTGGCCAACACGGCCTTCGGCGCCGCATCCTTCCTGATCCTCGAAGCCGTGGGCGCCACGCTGCTGGTGCAGTACGGCTTCATCAATGCCTTCTGGGCCATTGTGGCCACGGGGCTCATCATCTTTCTGGCGGGGCTGCCCATCAGCGTGTACGCGGCCCGCTACGGGGTGGACATGGACCTGCTCACACGCGGCGCGGGCTTTGGCTACATCGGTTCCACGCTCACCTCGCTGATCTACGCGAGCTTCACCTTCATCTTCTTCGCGCTCGAAGCCGCCGTGATGGCCTATGCGCTGGAGCTGGCGCTCGACATTCCACCCACCTGGGGCTACCTGATCTGCGCCATTGTGGTGATTCCGCTGGTCACGCACGGCGTGTCGGCCATCAGCCGCCTGCAGGTGTGGACGCAACCGCTGTGGCTGCTGATGCTGGTGGTGCCGTTTGTGTACGTGCTGGTGCGCGATCCTGGTGCGTTTTCTGGGGTGGTGCACTACGGTGGTGAATTGGCGCGGGGCGCCACGTTTCACTTGCCCTTGTTTGGTGCGGCGCTCACCGTGGGCATTGCGCTCATTACCCAGATGGGGGAGCAGGCCGACTACCTGCGTTTCATGCCCGCCCGCACCGCCACCACGCGTGGCCGCTGGTGGCTGGGGGTGCTGGTGGGCGGGCCGGGCTGGGTGGTGCTGGGCGTGCTCAAGATGCTGGGCGGCGCGCTGCTGGCCTGGCTGGCGCTCACGCACATGGTGCCCGCCGAGCGCGCGGTGGACCCGAACCAGATGTACCTGGTGGCCTACGAATACGTCTTCCCGCACTATGGGTGGGCGGTGGCGGCCACGGCGCTGTTTGTGGTGGTCTCGCAGATGAAGATCAATGTGACCAACGCTTACGCGGGGTCGCTGGCATGGTCCAACTTCTTCTCGCGCCTCACGCACAGCCACCCAGGACGGGTGGTGTGGGTGGTGTTCAACACGCTGATCGCCTTCATGCTGATGGAGATGAACGTGTTCCGCGCCATGGGCGAGGTGCTGGGGCTGTACTCCAACATCGCCATCGCCTGGATCATGTCGGTGGTGGCGGACCTTGTCATCAACAAGCCGCTGGGGCTGTCGCCCAAGGGCATTGAGTTCAAACGTGCGCACCTGTACGACATCAACCCGGTGGGTGTGGGATCGATGGCGCTGGCGTCTGTGCTGTCCATCAGCGCGCACCTGGGGCTGTTTGGCCCGCTGCCGCAGGCGTTCTCGGCTGTCATTGCCATGGCGGTGGCCTTTGTGACGGCGCCGTTGATCGCCTGGGCCACGCGCGGCAAGTACTACATCGCGCGGCAGAGCGAGTCGGTGGCTGTGCCTGTGGCGGGGCCCGTGCCCGGCGCGCGGGCTTCCGACATGGGCAGCTACCAGCGCTTCACCGTGCAGCGTTGCGTGATCTGCGAACGCGAATACGAAGCGCCCGACATGGCCCAGTGCCCTGCCTACCGGGGCGCCATCTGCTCGCTGTGCTGCACACTGGACGCGCGCTGCGGCGACCTGTGCAAGCCCCATGCGAGCATGGCGGTGCAGTGGTCGGCTGCGCTGCGCTGGGTGCTGCCGCGTGCCATCTGGCGCTATCTGGACACAGGCCTGGGCCACTTCCTGCTGCTGATGCTGGTGATCGCGCCGTTGCTGGCGTCGGTGATGGGGCTGCTGTACCACCAGGAGCTCAACACCATTGCCCAGGCCGCCACCGACACCGAGGTGATGGCCGCCCCAGAAGTGGCGCTGCGCTCGGGCCTGCTCAAGGCCTATCTCGCGCTGCTGGTCATCTCGGGAATCGTGGCGTGGTGGCTGGTGCTGGCGCACAAGAGCCGCCAGGTGGCGCAGGAGGAATCCAACCGCCAGACGGGCCTGCTGGTGCGCGAGATCGAGCTGCACCGCCAGACCGACGAAGCGTTGCAGACGGCGCGCAGCGTGGCAGAGGCCGCCCAGCAGCAGGCCGAGGAAGCCCGCTTGCGCGCCGACCAGGCCAACCAGGCCAAAAGCCGCTACATCAGCGCCATCAGCCACGAGATCCGTACGCCGCTCAACTCCATCCTGGGCTACGCGCAGCTCATGGGTGAGGACGCGGGCGTGCCCCCGCACCGCAAGCAGGCAGTGCACGTGATCCGGCGTGGGGGCGAGCATTTGTTGTCGCTCATCGAGGGCACGCTGGACATCGCGCGCATCGAGTCGGGCAAGCTCACGCTGGATGTGGCGCCCATGCGCTTTGCCGACGGTCTGCACGAGATGGCCAGCCTGTTCGAGCTGCAGGCCGCCGCCAAGGGCCTGGCGTTCACGTTCGACGTGCAAGGGGTGATTCCGGAGGTGGTGCGTGCCGACGACAAGCGGCTGCGCCAGATCCTCATCAACCTGCTGGGCAATGCCGTCAAGTTCACGGCGCAGGGCACCGTCACCCTGCGCGTGCGCTATGCGCGCGAAATGGCACGCATCGAGGTGCAGGACACGGGCCCGGGACTCACGACCGAGGAGATCGAGCGCATCTTCGAGCCCTTCGCGCGCGGCGGATCGGGCGGTGGCAGCACGGCGGCCGCACCAGGTGCCGGGCTGGGCCTGACCATTGCCAAGATGCTCACTGCGCTCATGGGCGGCGAGCTGACGGTGAGCAGCACCCCGGGCGTGGGTTCGGTGTTCCATGTCAAACTGTTCTTGCCCGAGGTGCATGGCGATGCGCTGGGCAAGGCCGCAGCGCCAGCGGCCCTGGCTGCCCATGGCCAACGGCAGCGCAAGGGCTACGCGGGCGAGCGCCGCCGCATCCTGGTGGTGGACAACGAAGAGCCCGATCGCGAGCTGCTGGTGCAGCTGCTGGAGCCGCTGGGCTTTGAGCTGCGCCAGGCTGCCAGCGGCCACGATGCGCTGGACCTGCTTGCCACCGGGTACCGTCCGCACGTGATCTTCATGGACCTGGCCATGCCGGGCATCGACGGGTGGGAAACGCTGCGGCGCGTGCGGCAGATGCACCTGCCCAATGTGCAATGTGCAATTGTTTCCGCCAATGCTTTCGACAAGGCGCTCGACAACGACGTGGACATCCGCCCCGAAGACTTCATCGTCAAACCCGTGCGCCACAGCGAGCTGCTGGACTGGCTGGAGCGCCGCCTGGGCCTGCAGTGGCAATACGACGAGGCCACTACAGCGCCCGCGGGTGCTGAACCCGCCGTGGCGTCTGCGGCGCCCGCACCCCTCACATACCCCGATGCCGCTGCGCTGGTGGCTTTGGCACAGGCGGTGTCCTTGGGCTACTACCGGGGCATTCTCAACACGCTGGACGACATTGAACGCAGCCAGCCCGCGCACAGCGCTTTTGTCGGCACTATGCGGCAACTGGCCAAGCAATTCCAGTTCGATGCCATGGGCCAGATCCTGGAGCAGGCCCCCTCGTGATGACCACTGCCAACCCCTTTCCCTCTCGCCCCCCCACAGCACCCGCCAGCGCGCTGGACCGCAGCGACAGCGATGTGGTGCTGATCGTGGATGACGTGCCCGACAACCTGGCAGTACTGCACGATGCACTCGATGAATCGGGCTACACCGTGCTGGTGGCCATGCACGGCGAGGCGGCACTGCAGCGTGCGGCCCAGGCCCTGCCCGACATTGTGTTGCTCGACGCCATGATGCCGGGCATGGACGGCTTTGAAGTCGCCCGGCGCCTCAAGGCATCACCTGCCACGGCGCACATCCCCATCATCTTCATGACTGGCCTCACCGAGACCGAGCACCTGGTCGCCGCGCTGGAGGCGGGCGGCGTGGACTATGTCACCAAGCCCATCAAGCCGCGCGAGGTGATGGCGCGCATGGGGGTGCACCTGGGCTCTGCCCGCAAGGCCCGGCAGGACGCGCGCCAGGCCCGCGAGGCGCGCAACGCACTCGATGCGTTTGGCTACGCCAGCATCACCGTTCGCGCGGTGGATGGCCGCATCGTGTGGCAGACCCCGCTGGCGCGTGAGCTGCTGCAAAGCTACTTTGGCGAGGTGGGGCCGGATGGCGCGCCCACCCCCTTTGGCCAGTGGGCGCCCGAGCCCGTGCAGGCCTGGCTGCGCCGCC
Above is a window of Acidovorax sp. KKS102 DNA encoding:
- a CDS encoding urease subunit gamma, encoding MELTPREKDKLLIFTAALLAERRKARGLKLNYPEAVALISAAVMEGARDGKTVAQLMSEGRTVLTRADVMEGIPEMIPDIQVEATFPDGTKLVTVHQPIV
- a CDS encoding ATP-binding protein, with the protein product MPPSNTPFAPPDASLAPVPGPDADAQAPQQVVKVRRDYNSWVATETMEDYALRYTPQRFRKWSEWRVANTAFGAASFLILEAVGATLLVQYGFINAFWAIVATGLIIFLAGLPISVYAARYGVDMDLLTRGAGFGYIGSTLTSLIYASFTFIFFALEAAVMAYALELALDIPPTWGYLICAIVVIPLVTHGVSAISRLQVWTQPLWLLMLVVPFVYVLVRDPGAFSGVVHYGGELARGATFHLPLFGAALTVGIALITQMGEQADYLRFMPARTATTRGRWWLGVLVGGPGWVVLGVLKMLGGALLAWLALTHMVPAERAVDPNQMYLVAYEYVFPHYGWAVAATALFVVVSQMKINVTNAYAGSLAWSNFFSRLTHSHPGRVVWVVFNTLIAFMLMEMNVFRAMGEVLGLYSNIAIAWIMSVVADLVINKPLGLSPKGIEFKRAHLYDINPVGVGSMALASVLSISAHLGLFGPLPQAFSAVIAMAVAFVTAPLIAWATRGKYYIARQSESVAVPVAGPVPGARASDMGSYQRFTVQRCVICEREYEAPDMAQCPAYRGAICSLCCTLDARCGDLCKPHASMAVQWSAALRWVLPRAIWRYLDTGLGHFLLLMLVIAPLLASVMGLLYHQELNTIAQAATDTEVMAAPEVALRSGLLKAYLALLVISGIVAWWLVLAHKSRQVAQEESNRQTGLLVREIELHRQTDEALQTARSVAEAAQQQAEEARLRADQANQAKSRYISAISHEIRTPLNSILGYAQLMGEDAGVPPHRKQAVHVIRRGGEHLLSLIEGTLDIARIESGKLTLDVAPMRFADGLHEMASLFELQAAAKGLAFTFDVQGVIPEVVRADDKRLRQILINLLGNAVKFTAQGTVTLRVRYAREMARIEVQDTGPGLTTEEIERIFEPFARGGSGGGSTAAAPGAGLGLTIAKMLTALMGGELTVSSTPGVGSVFHVKLFLPEVHGDALGKAAAPAALAAHGQRQRKGYAGERRRILVVDNEEPDRELLVQLLEPLGFELRQAASGHDALDLLATGYRPHVIFMDLAMPGIDGWETLRRVRQMHLPNVQCAIVSANAFDKALDNDVDIRPEDFIVKPVRHSELLDWLERRLGLQWQYDEATTAPAGAEPAVASAAPAPLTYPDAAALVALAQAVSLGYYRGILNTLDDIERSQPAHSAFVGTMRQLAKQFQFDAMGQILEQAPS
- a CDS encoding response regulator; protein product: MTTANPFPSRPPTAPASALDRSDSDVVLIVDDVPDNLAVLHDALDESGYTVLVAMHGEAALQRAAQALPDIVLLDAMMPGMDGFEVARRLKASPATAHIPIIFMTGLTETEHLVAALEAGGVDYVTKPIKPREVMARMGVHLGSARKARQDARQAREARNALDAFGYASITVRAVDGRIVWQTPLARELLQSYFGEVGPDGAPTPFGQWAPEPVQAWLRRHVLADNAAELLEASLAEPPRLAVEQGARRLTFRLHQQAGDSAGGGDWLIVMREVSDAKIIESMSLSFKLTAREAEVLYWVVKGKINRDIGDILGASPATVKKHLERVFAKLGVETRTAAAAMAMNRIRQLHPQFEG